The genomic segment AGAACGGTTATATTTTATAGGCAGCAGATGCATTTGAAATCTATAGATCAGAACCGACACGAAGTCTAAAGTAGAGTGCCTAACTCAAAATAAACTCGAACGGTATGTTGAGTTCTACAACGTAAAAGTAGTTGGTGAGCCAGAGAACCAGCGTTGATATTATAAGTACCGTATATATACAGACATCATGTTAACATTATGTTAAAATACATATCTGATAGGTCAGTTTGACTTGGTAAAACGATTAAAAGAGTGAAGTCGTAAAATCAACTAAGAAATTCAAAGTTTTTTGGGGCAATTTGGAGACtgattttgtaaaattcaaTCCATATTTTGACACTCTTTTTAACCCAGGTCCCGAAAGCCTAACCAATTTGAAGATCGTAAAATGCGTCATCTGGTATCGCGGATTTCAACGTGGTGCGTTAAAtcttatttaattttgaatgtttaccACTTACAccgcaaatgtacgtgggtgcaaatgtccatgggtgcaaatttACATGGATTCATCGGgtgcaatctatatgcgggtgctaaaatatATAGGTGCAAATGTCGGCACAAAAGTAAGCAGGTGCAAATTTTCCGGATGCTGCACCCGTTCTGGACTTGCTGCATGGATCAATATAAATAGCAACAAAAGTAATTTATCAACATTTTTAATAGTCTGTATTGGAAAACAGAACGTAGACattgacattatatatatatatttataacattttaATGAGAAGTCGTTTGCAACTGCTCTTGGCCTTATTGGCAAATTTTGTCCTTGCTGCTTACTTTACTACTCGCCGTCACCAACTAGCGAATCAATTTGCTTCAATAACAAGAGATGTTGAGGTCCTGGAACGTTCGAACAGACAACTTGAAGGAGAACTAAGATTTGCAGCAGAATCGGAATCTGAAGTTTTAGAAAGCTTGAAAGATAATTATGCAAAATTGAAAGATCTAACAGAATATACTAAAAGCAATACATTGCGAATCAAAGGTATCGAGGAAAAAGATGGCGAAAACCTGGAAGAAAAAGTGAGTCACAACAGATTTTTTGAATGTGTAATTATGATTTACTTGGCTATTTCAATACAGTACTTTTGTCGTAGGcaataatgttatattttgctTAGATGACTGTGTATGTAGTCTTCTAGAATGGGTGAtaattacaataaatttatatttttagatcaCTGAATTGGCAGAATACATGGGAATCAAGCTTTTACCAAATGATATTAATCGAGTCAATCGGGTTAGACTTAAAACTGCAAAAAATACATCAGCTCCACGTGTGATCGCTCTCGAATTATCAAACAACAAGGTAGAAGTATTTATTGGGCTGTGTGCTATGCAATAAGTAGGTAGAATCACGTTAGAATCATATATGTTTGTCTCTATCCACTACTTTCAAATTAACTCCAatataaaatgatgaaaatgttttttctggTGTGTGCAATATAccgaaaaattataaatattcgGAACGGTTTAACAGGCAAAACCCGGAAGATTAGTCTTTTCCGAACACCCTCGGTTTCTCAATGTATGGATTCATCTTTGGCACCTCCCACTAACTTGCAACACGCtcttttgtaaatataaatgacgttttgtaaaaattttgcaCCGAACCTAATATCCACACTAAAGTCTCACACTTATGTTGTTTTGAATAATCGGGATTTTGTTTATCTGTACTAACCAGCTGAAGACTCGATTACTGCGCCAATCAATAACATCACTAAACAACTCACCATACTCCATGCAAGATGACGTAACAAATCACATGATGCCTGACGTTTTCAAGCCGGTAGAAAACACAAGATTCACGAAAGGTAAAGGGCAAATTTGGTGTTAACATTGTGTAGTATTACATGTTCATGATGCACTAAAACTAATCGGAGATTCATTTCAAGATTCAATAACCCTCTGGTGCATTTACTGGGTAAACTTACAATTGCATAGCTTGCAAACCTTCAAAGAGACGGTACAGATATTTGTATTGGGTTTATACTACGAATTATATATTCCTAGATCTTTATTCTAGCTAGACGAAATAAAACACTCACTATAAAAATTATTAACCTAAgagaatttgaaaaacaattttggcGTATGCTTgaataatttgatttaaaaaccgtttgattcaattttttttcgcagattaatcatttttttggtcatttttaataGGCTGTGGATTCATAAGTTCTGTCAAAGAGCCAGTTACAAGGGGACAGGCGAAAAAAATGTTCGGAGCATTTCTGCAAGACCCAATTCCGTCTCCTGATGGAATTCGGGACACTTACGTATGGTTATTACCACATTTTTATGAGAACAACGTTGTGGAAGAATATGCAAATGTACATGAAATGTCATTTAAGAGATCACGAATTACATATAAAGTACCCTACGAATGGGCAGGTATTGGGTTGTTTTTTTCAAGTGTGTGACACAATTTTTAGTCAAAGAAAAGTTGTCGGACTGTTTAATGGcttgtttttaaattgaatcGTGTACATGTTGGGCTTAAAAAATCGTTTTATCCTACCATTTTGCCAATAGAATTGAATTTTACTCCATCAAAAAACAGTGATGATAGTTAATTAATTTGGCAAGTAATTGGCCAGCCTTTTTCACCGCCGAACACTATGGAACACCAAAACCAACAATTGCGCCTGTTTTGTTCTGACTTATCTCACATGCTAACGGCTTGGTATTTTGATATTAAACTCGAATAAAAtaggtatattatatatatatcatcgtTGACTGATCATTACATATAGACTTAATTGGATTTATCTGCGCTTGTGGGATTTATTCGAttaagataatttttttctacCTTGTAATATTGAGGTACAATATCAGTAGCCTAGTACACATCGGATAAATTAATGCTGTTTTGTTCCTGCTATGCACAAGCATTCAATGTATATTCAATAGGGGATACTATTTCTTCATTCAACATCTTCAAGCATTGTTTGAAATTTGCAGGGACCGGTCACGTAGTTTACAATGGATCGCTATATTTTGTCGTTTTCAATTCAACTAAAATGGTAAGATATGAATTTGCTACAAGATCAGTTCTACGTGAACGAAAATTACCCGGAGCAG from the Styela clava chromosome 5, kaStyClav1.hap1.2, whole genome shotgun sequence genome contains:
- the LOC144423053 gene encoding noelin-3-like, encoding MRSRLQLLLALLANFVLAAYFTTRRHQLANQFASITRDVEVLERSNRQLEGELRFAAESESEVLESLKDNYAKLKDLTEYTKSNTLRIKGIEEKDGENLEEKITELAEYMGIKLLPNDINRVNRVRLKTAKNTSAPRVIALELSNNKLKTRLLRQSITSLNNSPYSMQDDVTNHMMPDVFKPVENTRFTKGCGFISSVKEPVTRGQAKKMFGAFLQDPIPSPDGIRDTYVWLLPHFYENNVVEEYANVHEMSFKRSRITYKVPYEWAGTGHVVYNGSLYFVVFNSTKMVRYEFATRSVLRERKLPGAVSGNVAPYQWSGSTDIDFSTDESGIWVIYATNDNTLDIVLSKIHQETLEVLKTWKTNWRKRWSGNAFMVCGVLYVLRKYDEHHTSLSYVYDTRTKRYNRTDIAFSNKYEWNTMLEYNFRTEQIYAWDRGYLVTYNITLAAQLS